A section of the Agromyces aurantiacus genome encodes:
- the rpsG gene encoding 30S ribosomal protein S7 produces MPRKGPAPKRPVVADPVYGSPVVSQLVNKILIDGKKDLAQRIVYEALENVANKSGQDAVATLKKALDNVRPTLEVRSRRVGGSTYQVPVEVKPHRANTLALRWLTSYAKARREKTMTERLTNEILDASNGLGAAVKRREDTHKMAESNRAFAHYRW; encoded by the coding sequence ATGCCTCGCAAGGGACCCGCTCCGAAGCGCCCCGTCGTCGCCGACCCCGTCTACGGCTCGCCGGTCGTCAGCCAGCTCGTCAACAAGATCCTGATCGACGGCAAGAAGGACCTCGCGCAGCGCATCGTCTACGAGGCGCTCGAGAACGTCGCGAACAAGTCCGGCCAGGACGCCGTCGCCACCCTCAAGAAGGCCCTCGACAACGTGCGCCCGACCCTCGAGGTCCGGTCGCGCCGCGTCGGCGGCTCGACCTACCAGGTCCCCGTCGAGGTCAAGCCCCACCGCGCGAACACCCTGGCGCTGCGCTGGCTCACCAGCTACGCCAAGGCCCGCCGCGAGAAGACCATGACCGAGCGTCTCACCAACGAGATCCTCGACGCGTCGAACGGCCTCGGTGCCGCGGTCAAGCGCCGCGAGGACACCCACAAGATGGCCGAGTCGAACCGCGCCTTCGCCCACTACCGCTGGTAG
- the rpsL gene encoding 30S ribosomal protein S12, with protein sequence MPTIQQLVRKGRSPKVTKTKAPALKANPQQRGVCTRVYTTTPKKPNSALRKVARVKLSNGTEVTAYIPGEGHNLQEHSMVLVRGGRVKDLPGVRYKIIRGALDTQAVKNRKQARSRYGAKMEKK encoded by the coding sequence GTGCCAACCATTCAGCAGTTGGTCCGCAAGGGTCGCTCGCCCAAGGTCACCAAGACCAAGGCGCCCGCCCTGAAGGCCAACCCCCAGCAGCGCGGCGTGTGCACCCGCGTGTACACCACCACCCCCAAGAAGCCGAACTCGGCGCTGCGCAAGGTCGCCCGCGTGAAGCTCTCGAACGGCACCGAGGTCACGGCCTACATCCCCGGTGAGGGCCACAACCTGCAGGAGCACTCGATGGTGCTCGTCCGCGGCGGTCGTGTGAAGGACCTCCCCGGCGTGCGCTACAAGATCATCCGCGGCGCGCTCGACACGCAGGCCGTGAAGAACCGCAAGCAGGCCCGCAGCCGCTACGGCGCGAAGATGGAGAAGAAGTAA
- a CDS encoding spermidine/putrescine ABC transporter substrate-binding protein: MEGSVEARVSHEVDRWLAWLPRWRPGTHRGRVRLCTRCFGSPILAAAGLDVDVPHPVQHAFSMRMKGIIDAAVDDYTARNLPMLHREIRLAEDRKARRPYRAGEGLDPEFLGLDLDPEPTPGQPFLFTLQGLEADAAAESAEPAPRPFTPQEKEALREEVRLADEFAKQLGRRICVELAHHRSRIAAAVERHVEPQVADLLADLDRELDAPGWPG; this comes from the coding sequence GTGGAGGGATCGGTCGAGGCCCGGGTGAGCCACGAGGTCGACCGCTGGCTCGCGTGGCTTCCGCGATGGCGGCCGGGCACGCACCGCGGTCGAGTGCGCCTCTGCACGCGGTGCTTCGGCTCGCCGATCCTCGCCGCGGCCGGGCTCGACGTCGACGTGCCGCACCCGGTCCAGCACGCGTTCTCGATGCGCATGAAGGGCATCATCGACGCGGCGGTCGACGACTACACCGCGCGCAACCTGCCCATGCTGCACCGCGAGATCCGGCTCGCCGAGGACCGCAAGGCGCGCCGGCCGTACCGTGCGGGGGAGGGACTGGACCCGGAGTTCCTCGGCCTCGATCTCGACCCGGAGCCGACGCCCGGGCAACCGTTCCTGTTCACGCTGCAGGGCCTCGAGGCGGATGCCGCGGCCGAGTCCGCCGAGCCCGCGCCGCGTCCGTTCACGCCGCAGGAGAAGGAGGCGCTCCGCGAGGAGGTGCGCCTGGCCGACGAGTTCGCCAAACAGCTGGGCCGCCGCATCTGCGTCGAACTCGCGCACCACCGGTCCCGGATCGCCGCGGCGGTCGAGCGCCACGTCGAGCCGCAGGTCGCCGACCTGCTCGCCGACCTCGACCGCGAGCTCGACGCGCCCGGCTGGCCCGGCTGA